TCAAACATTTCAGTGAAAAAGTACCAAAAGAGTCCAATATTCGGTTGCAAATCACGgaaataaaaactacaaaGATAAGAATGATAATCATCGTAAATTAGATCTTTGGTCACACTTACATGAAGCCAAGAGTGCCGTCTAAGAAGTTCCAGCTATTCATGACCAAAAAGTTGGCTCCGGCAATTGCCAAGCAGAAGCTGGCGAACATAAGGAATATAGCAATGCTCAAGCCGGCAGAGCGTCGAGCAAATATTAGCAGCAGTGGTGCAATGAGCACTACAGGGTAAAGACTGCGAACAGTCTCAAAAGCCAACAGGACGAGGCACACCAAGAGATGGCGCCTTGTAAGTGCACATAGAAAGGAGGCCAGTAGCAGATTACTTAATACCGTCGATGTGAGTCCAATGCAGCTCATCACAGTCAGTGGATTGAACAGATAAGCAACCAGCACCATCTTGGCAATGTCATAGTGATCTTTTTCACTGTACTGCAACTCTATAGAATCCTTGTCGTAATTCTCGCTTTCTTTCCGCTGTTGCTGAAGCTTTTGTGCAACAAAACTACGACTCATCGAATAGAGCAATGTGGCAGTGCACAAATCACAGAGAATGTAAAGCAACGGCAGAAACGCGGCATAGTTGAGGAAAAGACTTGATATAGCCTTTAGGACCAAGGGTGTCTCATGTACTAGGTCTCCACTATACGGATCAATACCTTGATGCAGCAGAAAGACACCTTCTTGcactgaaaacaaaataagttgACGgctaaaagaaattataatatatgtataaaatggTGTACTTACTGCGCTTGTAAGAGTTTAATGGAGTCGCAAACTCGACGCGATTGCCAATTAACGCTGC
This window of the Drosophila albomicans strain 15112-1751.03 chromosome 2L, ASM965048v2, whole genome shotgun sequence genome carries:
- the LOC117566156 gene encoding phosphatidylinositol glycan anchor biosynthesis class U protein; its protein translation is MDFKCFKLLLLGGAVRLYFSRTSVAALIGNRVEFATPLNSYKRMQEGVFLLHQGIDPYSGDLVHETPLVLKAISSLFLNYAAFLPLLYILCDLCTATLLYSMSRSFVAQKLQQQRKESENYDKDSIELQYSEKDHYDIAKMVLVAYLFNPLTVMSCIGLTSTVLSNLLLASFLCALTRRHLLVCLVLLAFETVRSLYPVVLIAPLLLIFARRSAGLSIAIFLMFASFCLAIAGANFLVMNSWNFLDGTLGFIFYFRDLQPNIGLFWYFFTEMFEHFRTMFLITFQLNATVLYLVPLSIKLRKEPMLLATVLVALMAVFRAYPSLGDVGFYLALMPLWRRCWKFMAHGFVVFTFFLVTLSMMGSLWHLWIYAGSANANFYFGATLAFCTGQIFLITDLLFAHVKREFCLYNGQKIMIDGEEARILLE